One region of Bradyrhizobium betae genomic DNA includes:
- a CDS encoding P1 family peptidase, which yields MKNLLTDIAGVRVGHAHDAKLASGTTAIIFDQPAVAAIDVRGGGPGTREDAMLDLASTVERVDAIALSGGSAFGIDAGGGIQAWLAEQGRGFRIREAVIPIVPGAIVFDLLNGGDKNWGRFAPYRDLGYAAAVAAGDDFALGSVGAGLGATTATFKGGLGSASAVLANGIKVAAIIVVNAVGSATVGEGPWFWAAPFEDNGEFGGRGLPPKFTQDMLAMRIKGGPAASARENTTIGLVVTDATLTKAQAKRLAMIAHTGFARAIYPVHAPTDGDVLFAAATCEKPVEPLVGLTELGTVAANVVARAIARGVYNATALPFPGALPAWTDRFG from the coding sequence TTGAAAAATCTGCTCACCGATATCGCCGGCGTCCGCGTCGGCCATGCCCATGATGCGAAGCTCGCTTCGGGCACGACCGCGATCATTTTCGACCAGCCGGCGGTCGCGGCAATCGACGTGCGCGGCGGCGGCCCCGGCACGCGCGAGGACGCGATGCTCGACCTTGCCAGCACGGTCGAACGCGTTGACGCGATTGCGCTGTCCGGCGGCTCCGCTTTCGGCATCGATGCCGGCGGCGGCATCCAGGCCTGGCTTGCCGAGCAAGGCCGCGGCTTTCGGATCCGCGAGGCGGTGATCCCGATCGTGCCGGGCGCGATCGTGTTCGACCTGCTCAATGGCGGCGACAAGAATTGGGGACGCTTTGCGCCCTATCGCGACCTCGGCTACGCCGCGGCAGTGGCCGCTGGCGACGATTTCGCGCTGGGCAGCGTCGGCGCGGGCCTGGGGGCCACCACCGCGACCTTCAAGGGCGGGCTCGGCTCGGCGTCGGCCGTGCTGGCCAACGGCATCAAGGTCGCCGCAATCATCGTCGTCAACGCCGTCGGCAGCGCAACCGTCGGCGAAGGGCCGTGGTTCTGGGCGGCGCCGTTCGAAGACAACGGCGAGTTCGGCGGGCGCGGCCTGCCGCCCAAATTCACGCAGGACATGCTGGCGATGCGCATCAAGGGCGGCCCGGCCGCGAGCGCGCGCGAAAACACCACGATCGGCCTCGTCGTTACCGATGCCACGCTGACCAAGGCGCAGGCCAAGCGGCTTGCGATGATCGCGCATACAGGATTTGCCCGCGCGATCTATCCGGTGCATGCACCGACCGACGGAGATGTGCTGTTCGCTGCCGCGACCTGCGAGAAACCGGTCGAGCCGCTGGTCGGTCTCACCGAGCTCGGCACGGTCGCCGCCAACGTGGTTGCGCGCGCGATCGCACGCGGCGTCTACAACGCGACGGCCCTGCCGTTCCCCGGTGCGTTGCCGGCGTGGACAGATCGGTTTGGATAG
- a CDS encoding PAS domain S-box protein → MLAPADRSTFLSTLPATQSDRTAALAIVGISAILFALAVPFAGTPLAQVPAFVASYQSALAVSDIITAVLLLSQFAMLRSRALLLLATGYLFTAAAAATHAFTFPGLFAPAGLLGAGSQTTVWLYMIWHGGFPLFVLAYGWLKDGNGGNRIAGSTASAVTLSVAGVLAAMTVFGWLVTAQHGLLPVLLKDGHYTTTMIGVVSFVWSLSFAALITLWFRRPHTVIDVWLMVTMCAWLFDIALSAIVNVARYDLGFYAGRLYGLCAASFVLAVLLIENVRLQAHTIGLVGRLRQQSASDRDFYGKRLALYGAVVESSNDAIITESLDGVITGWNKAAEHLFGYSAAEAVGQSIYLVVPPDRKAEARGILNRISGNESIAQHETVRIRKDGRQIDVVLNVSPLRSDSGEIIGASKIAHDITEEKQAREKLRRETEERRRIFETSQDLILVTDGFGNFIQVSPSVKDILGYSPDDMIGHSATEFIHPDDLDKTRNEMRAARRGAVKRSFEARYYHDDGHEVTLNWMGTWSEPVKRHFFIGRDLTDKQAAEAQFRQVQKMDSIGQLTGGVAHDFNNVLTVITGTIGILSDAVADRPELAAITKLIDDAAERGAQLTKHLLAFARKQPLQPREIDVNALTLEAAKLLHPTLGEQITIMPQLTEDAWPALIDPGQLSTAILNLALNARDAMPGGGTLVLETRNVFLDDGYASMNPDVVAGNYVMIAVSDTGTGIPPDLIDRVFDPFFTTKEVGKGTGLGLSMVFGFVKQSGGHVKIYSEEDHGTSVKIYLPRSSGVQETEYEALQNVPITGGDERILIVEDDALVRQYVMTQVKSLGYTALEAANAAEALVIIDADEDIDLLFTDIIMPGNMNGRQLADEAARRRPDLKTLFTSGYTENAIVHHGRLDSGVLLLAKPYRKSELARMLRTALAS, encoded by the coding sequence GTGCTAGCCCCCGCCGACCGGAGCACCTTCCTTTCGACCTTGCCGGCCACGCAGAGCGATCGCACGGCGGCCCTGGCGATCGTCGGCATCTCCGCGATCCTGTTTGCGCTAGCCGTGCCGTTTGCAGGTACGCCGCTGGCGCAGGTACCGGCGTTCGTGGCGAGCTACCAGTCGGCGCTCGCGGTCAGCGACATCATCACCGCCGTTCTGCTGCTGTCGCAGTTCGCCATGCTGCGCAGCCGTGCGCTGTTGCTGCTGGCGACCGGCTACCTATTCACGGCGGCGGCCGCGGCGACGCACGCCTTCACCTTCCCCGGGCTGTTTGCCCCGGCCGGACTGCTCGGTGCCGGCTCGCAAACCACCGTCTGGCTTTACATGATCTGGCATGGCGGCTTCCCGCTGTTCGTGCTGGCTTACGGCTGGCTGAAGGACGGCAATGGCGGGAACAGGATCGCTGGCTCGACGGCATCCGCGGTCACACTTTCCGTCGCCGGCGTGCTCGCTGCGATGACCGTGTTCGGCTGGCTCGTGACTGCGCAGCACGGCCTGCTGCCGGTCCTGCTGAAGGATGGCCACTACACCACCACCATGATCGGCGTGGTCTCGTTCGTCTGGTCCCTGAGCTTCGCGGCGCTGATCACGCTGTGGTTCCGCAGGCCGCACACCGTGATCGACGTCTGGCTCATGGTCACGATGTGCGCCTGGCTGTTCGACATCGCACTGTCGGCAATCGTCAACGTCGCCCGCTACGATCTCGGCTTCTACGCCGGCCGCCTTTACGGCCTTTGCGCTGCGAGCTTCGTGCTTGCCGTCCTGCTGATCGAGAACGTCCGCCTCCAGGCGCACACGATCGGCCTGGTCGGCAGATTGCGGCAGCAATCGGCCTCGGATCGCGACTTCTACGGCAAGCGCCTGGCGCTTTACGGCGCCGTGGTCGAGTCCTCCAACGATGCCATCATCACCGAGTCGCTCGACGGCGTCATCACGGGCTGGAACAAGGCTGCCGAGCATCTGTTCGGCTATTCCGCCGCCGAGGCCGTAGGCCAGTCGATCTACCTCGTCGTGCCGCCAGACCGGAAAGCTGAAGCCAGGGGCATCCTCAACCGCATCAGCGGCAACGAGTCGATCGCCCAGCACGAAACCGTCCGCATTCGCAAGGACGGACGTCAAATCGACGTCGTCCTGAACGTCTCGCCCCTGAGATCGGACAGCGGCGAGATCATCGGCGCCTCCAAGATCGCCCATGACATCACCGAGGAGAAACAAGCCAGGGAGAAGCTGCGCCGCGAGACCGAAGAGCGCCGGCGCATCTTCGAGACCTCGCAGGATCTGATCCTGGTCACCGACGGTTTTGGCAATTTCATCCAGGTCAGCCCCAGCGTGAAGGACATTCTCGGCTATAGCCCGGACGACATGATCGGACACAGCGCGACCGAGTTCATTCACCCCGACGATCTCGACAAGACACGCAACGAGATGCGTGCGGCGCGGCGTGGCGCGGTCAAGCGCAGCTTCGAGGCACGCTACTATCACGACGACGGTCACGAGGTCACGCTGAACTGGATGGGCACCTGGTCGGAGCCGGTGAAGCGCCATTTCTTCATCGGCCGCGATCTGACCGACAAGCAGGCCGCCGAGGCCCAATTTCGACAAGTCCAGAAGATGGACTCGATCGGCCAATTGACCGGCGGCGTCGCCCACGATTTCAACAACGTGCTGACCGTCATCACCGGCACGATCGGCATTCTGTCGGACGCCGTGGCCGACCGCCCCGAACTCGCCGCCATCACCAAGCTGATCGACGACGCCGCCGAGCGCGGCGCGCAACTGACCAAGCACCTGCTCGCCTTTGCCCGCAAGCAGCCGCTTCAGCCGCGCGAGATCGACGTCAACGCGCTGACGCTCGAGGCTGCCAAGCTGTTGCATCCGACCCTCGGCGAGCAGATCACCATCATGCCGCAACTCACCGAGGATGCCTGGCCGGCCCTGATCGACCCCGGCCAGCTCTCGACCGCGATCCTCAATCTCGCGCTGAATGCGCGCGACGCCATGCCCGGCGGCGGCACCCTGGTGCTGGAGACCCGCAACGTCTTCCTCGACGACGGCTATGCCAGCATGAATCCCGACGTGGTCGCCGGCAATTACGTGATGATCGCGGTCAGCGACACCGGCACGGGCATTCCGCCTGACCTGATCGACCGGGTGTTCGATCCCTTCTTCACGACCAAGGAAGTCGGCAAGGGGACCGGCCTCGGACTCAGCATGGTGTTCGGCTTCGTCAAGCAGTCGGGGGGCCACGTCAAGATCTACAGCGAAGAAGACCACGGCACGAGCGTGAAGATCTACCTGCCACGCTCGAGCGGCGTGCAGGAGACCGAGTACGAGGCGCTTCAGAACGTGCCCATCACTGGCGGCGACGAGAGAATCCTCATCGTCGAGGACGACGCGCTGGTGCGGCAGTACGTCATGACCCAGGTCAAGAGCCTCGGCTATACCGCGCTGGAAGCGGCCAACGCAGCCGAAGCTCTCGTCATCATCGACGCCGACGAGGACATCGACCTGCTCTTCACCGACATCATCATGCCCGGCAACATGAATGGCCGGCAGCTCGCCGACGAGGCGGCACGGCGGCGCCCCGACCTGAAGACGCTGTTCACCTCGGGCTACACCGAAAACGCCATCGTCCATCACGGCCGGCTCGATTCCGGCGTGCTGCTGCTGGCCAAGCCCTACCGCAAGTCCGAGCTCGCTAGGATGCTCAGAACGGCGCTGGCGAGTTGA
- a CDS encoding response regulator: MPRVLVVDDQKGVRAMVAMVLRVNHYDVVEAESGAEGLRAFSESAFDAAIVDIFLAETSGVDVMATIRERVPGFPIVAVSGMTALDFVGEAPDLGGVVCLQKPFRPSDLLQALRKAQAAAGGELSAAV; the protein is encoded by the coding sequence ATGCCTCGTGTCCTCGTTGTCGACGACCAGAAGGGCGTCCGTGCCATGGTCGCGATGGTGCTTCGGGTCAACCATTATGACGTAGTCGAGGCCGAGAGCGGTGCGGAAGGGTTGAGGGCGTTTAGCGAGAGCGCTTTCGACGCAGCGATTGTCGACATTTTCCTGGCCGAGACCAGCGGCGTCGATGTCATGGCAACCATTCGGGAGCGTGTTCCGGGGTTTCCGATCGTGGCTGTCTCCGGCATGACCGCGCTGGATTTCGTGGGCGAGGCGCCCGATCTGGGCGGGGTCGTCTGCCTGCAAAAGCCGTTTCGGCCGAGCGATCTGCTGCAAGCGCTACGGAAGGCGCAGGCTGCGGCGGGTGGGGAACTGTCGGCTGCCGTCTGA
- a CDS encoding branched-chain amino acid ABC transporter substrate-binding protein, which yields MKSLKLIGLAFGASLALSSAAFAQDVTVAVAGPMTGGESAFGRQMKNGAEMAVADINAAGGVNGKKLALSVEDDACDPKQARSVAEKIASAKMPFVAGHYCSSSSIPASEAYADGNVLQITPASTNPKFTDSGLWNVARVCGRDDQQGLVAAQYIAKNFKGKNIAILNDKTTYGKGLADETKKALNKAGITEKMYESYNKGDKDFNAIVSRLKRDNIDLVYVGGYHQESGLILRQMRDQGLKTILMAGDALADKEYASITGPAGEGTLFTFGPDPRNKPTAKKIVDAFKAKNIDPEGYTLYTYAAMQVWSQAAKKAGTTDAKKVMAAIKAGKWDTVIGPIEYDAKGDIKQLDYVVYKWDAKGGYAEIKGNGT from the coding sequence ATGAAATCACTGAAGCTCATCGGTCTGGCATTCGGCGCGTCGCTCGCGCTCTCGAGCGCGGCGTTCGCGCAGGATGTCACCGTCGCAGTCGCAGGCCCGATGACCGGCGGCGAGTCCGCCTTCGGCCGCCAGATGAAGAACGGCGCCGAGATGGCCGTCGCCGACATCAACGCGGCCGGCGGTGTCAACGGCAAGAAGCTCGCGCTCTCCGTCGAGGACGATGCCTGCGATCCCAAACAGGCCCGCTCTGTCGCCGAGAAGATCGCCAGCGCGAAGATGCCGTTCGTCGCCGGGCACTATTGCTCGTCGTCGTCGATTCCCGCCTCGGAAGCCTATGCCGACGGCAACGTGCTCCAGATCACCCCCGCCTCCACCAACCCGAAGTTCACCGACAGCGGATTGTGGAACGTGGCGCGGGTGTGCGGCCGCGACGATCAGCAGGGCCTGGTCGCGGCGCAGTACATTGCCAAGAACTTCAAGGGCAAGAACATCGCGATCCTCAACGACAAGACCACCTACGGCAAGGGTCTTGCCGACGAGACCAAGAAGGCGCTCAACAAGGCCGGCATCACCGAGAAGATGTACGAGTCCTACAACAAGGGCGACAAGGACTTCAACGCGATCGTCTCGCGCCTGAAGCGCGATAACATCGACCTCGTCTATGTCGGCGGCTACCATCAGGAGAGCGGCCTGATCCTGCGTCAGATGCGCGACCAGGGCCTCAAGACGATCCTGATGGCCGGCGACGCGCTCGCCGACAAGGAGTACGCCTCCATCACCGGCCCCGCCGGCGAAGGCACGCTGTTCACCTTCGGCCCCGATCCGCGCAACAAGCCGACCGCGAAGAAGATCGTCGACGCCTTCAAGGCCAAGAACATCGACCCCGAAGGCTATACGCTCTACACCTACGCGGCGATGCAGGTCTGGTCGCAGGCGGCCAAGAAGGCCGGCACCACCGACGCCAAGAAGGTTATGGCGGCGATCAAGGCCGGCAAGTGGGACACCGTGATCGGCCCGATCGAGTACGACGCCAAGGGCGACATCAAGCAGCTCGACTACGTCGTCTACAAGTGGGACGCCAAGGGCGGCTACGCCGAGATCAAGGGCAACGGGACCTGA
- a CDS encoding ABC transporter ATP-binding protein: MTSSPNPLLAIRSLRAAYGKIEALKGVDVEINAGEIVALIGANGAGKSTLMMTIFGKPRARSGQILYEGRDITDVPTHEIAHLRIAQSPEGRRIFPRMSVAENLQMGADATECTNAEREATLARVFSLFPRLKERYAQRGGTLSGGEQQMLAIGRALMSRPRLLLLDEPSLGLAPLIARQIFDAIRTLNRQDGLTVLIVEQNANHALKLAHRGYVMVNGLITLAGTGAELLQRPEIRAAYLEGGRHG; encoded by the coding sequence ATGACGTCGTCGCCCAACCCCCTGCTCGCGATCCGGTCCTTGCGCGCCGCCTACGGCAAGATCGAGGCGCTGAAGGGCGTCGACGTCGAGATCAATGCCGGCGAGATCGTGGCGCTGATCGGCGCCAACGGCGCCGGCAAGTCGACGCTGATGATGACGATCTTCGGCAAGCCGCGCGCCCGCTCGGGGCAGATCCTGTACGAAGGCCGCGACATCACCGACGTTCCGACCCACGAGATCGCGCATTTGCGCATCGCGCAATCGCCGGAAGGCCGCCGCATCTTCCCGCGCATGAGCGTGGCGGAGAACCTCCAGATGGGGGCGGACGCCACCGAATGCACCAATGCCGAACGCGAGGCGACGCTGGCGCGCGTGTTCTCGCTGTTTCCACGGCTGAAGGAACGCTATGCCCAGCGCGGCGGAACGCTGTCCGGCGGCGAGCAGCAGATGCTGGCGATCGGCCGCGCCCTGATGAGCCGTCCCCGCCTGCTCCTGCTCGACGAGCCCTCGCTCGGGCTGGCGCCGCTGATCGCCCGCCAGATTTTCGACGCGATCCGCACCCTGAACCGGCAGGACGGCCTGACCGTGCTGATCGTCGAGCAGAACGCCAATCACGCGCTCAAGCTCGCCCATCGCGGCTATGTCATGGTCAACGGCCTGATCACGCTGGCGGGGACCGGCGCCGAGTTGTTGCAGCGCCCCGAAATTCGCGCCGCCTATCTGGAAGGCGGCCGGCACGGCTGA
- a CDS encoding ABC transporter ATP-binding protein, with amino-acid sequence MSGDKMSDKILAVDRLTMRFGGIVAVQDLSLAAERNKITALIGPNGAGKTTVFNCITGFYKPSGGTIRLTHDDGATIALERLNDFRIAKQAKVARTFQNIRLFPGMTALENLMVAQHNALMRASGFTFLGLIGAPVYRDAEKHAIDLATDWLKRINLLDRADDAAGNLAYGDQRRLEIARAMCTEPALLCLDEPAAGLNARESAALSELLLSIRNELGTSILLIEHDMSVVMEISDHIVVMDHGVKIAEGSPRAVRDDPKVIAAYLGTDEDEAVAVMEGGS; translated from the coding sequence ATGAGCGGCGACAAGATGAGCGACAAGATTCTTGCCGTCGACCGGCTGACCATGCGCTTCGGCGGCATCGTCGCCGTACAGGACCTGTCGTTGGCGGCCGAGCGCAACAAGATCACCGCGCTGATCGGACCGAACGGCGCCGGCAAGACCACCGTCTTCAACTGCATCACCGGCTTCTACAAGCCGAGCGGCGGCACCATCCGCCTCACCCATGACGACGGCGCGACGATCGCGCTGGAGCGGCTGAACGATTTCCGAATCGCCAAGCAGGCCAAGGTCGCCCGCACCTTCCAGAACATCCGCCTGTTTCCCGGCATGACCGCGCTGGAAAACCTGATGGTGGCGCAGCACAACGCGCTGATGCGCGCCTCCGGCTTCACCTTTCTCGGCCTGATCGGCGCGCCGGTGTACCGCGACGCCGAGAAGCACGCGATCGATCTTGCCACCGACTGGCTCAAGCGGATCAATCTGCTCGACCGTGCCGACGACGCGGCCGGCAATCTCGCCTATGGCGACCAGCGCCGGCTCGAGATCGCGCGCGCGATGTGTACCGAACCTGCGCTCCTGTGCCTGGACGAGCCCGCCGCCGGCCTCAACGCGCGCGAGAGCGCCGCCCTGAGCGAGCTGCTGCTCTCGATCCGCAACGAGCTCGGCACCTCGATCCTGCTGATCGAGCACGACATGTCGGTGGTGATGGAAATCTCCGACCACATCGTGGTGATGGACCATGGCGTCAAGATCGCGGAAGGATCACCCCGCGCGGTCCGCGACGATCCCAAGGTGATCGCCGCCTATCTCGGCACCGACGAGGACGAAGCCGTGGCCGTGATGGAGGGCGGGTCATGA
- the livM gene encoding high-affinity branched-chain amino acid ABC transporter permease LivM, with amino-acid sequence MTVISPKTASASRSAGIPALLKTAFVNALIALVLFSLMVGIRTEAGSDGQLTYWTRFGDVAALVAAVFGGSIVIELLRQWIGPAGTEKLIPPAVQTGMSFIGRYLAPALLIFTLLVPVIFYDQRYILDLAILVLTYVMLGWGLNVVVGLAGLLDLGYVAFYAVGAYSYALLATNFGWSFWVCLPLAGILAAFWGVLLGFPVLRLRGDYLAIVTLAFGEIIRLVIINWQELTGGPNGVSSIPRPSFFGIPLDNSDSGLAARLGIEYSPTHRIVFLFYLILALALLTNWVTIRLRRLPIGRAWEALREDEVACRALGINTTTTKLTAFATGAMFGGFAGAFFATRQGFISPESFTFQESALVLAIVVLGGMGSQLGVALAALAMIGGFELFRSLETYRMLVFGMAMVLIMIWRPRGLIGHRAPTVYLTKAQAISSDLVKEGHG; translated from the coding sequence GTGACAGTCATTTCGCCAAAGACCGCCTCCGCAAGCCGCTCCGCCGGCATCCCCGCTCTCCTGAAAACGGCCTTCGTCAACGCGTTGATCGCGCTGGTGCTGTTCTCGCTGATGGTCGGAATCCGCACCGAAGCGGGCTCCGACGGCCAGCTCACCTATTGGACGCGCTTCGGCGACGTCGCAGCCCTCGTCGCCGCGGTATTCGGCGGCTCGATCGTGATCGAGCTGTTGCGACAGTGGATCGGCCCGGCGGGCACCGAGAAGCTGATTCCGCCCGCGGTGCAAACCGGCATGTCCTTCATCGGCCGCTACCTCGCGCCGGCTCTGCTGATATTCACGCTGCTGGTGCCCGTGATCTTCTACGACCAGCGCTACATCCTCGACCTCGCGATCCTCGTCCTTACCTATGTGATGCTGGGCTGGGGGCTCAATGTGGTGGTCGGGCTCGCCGGCCTGCTCGATCTCGGCTACGTCGCGTTCTACGCGGTGGGCGCCTATTCCTACGCGCTGCTTGCCACCAATTTCGGCTGGTCGTTCTGGGTCTGCCTGCCGCTCGCGGGTATCCTGGCTGCGTTCTGGGGCGTGCTGCTGGGCTTTCCCGTGCTGCGCCTGCGCGGCGACTATCTCGCCATCGTGACGCTCGCCTTCGGCGAGATCATCCGTCTCGTCATCATCAACTGGCAGGAACTGACCGGCGGGCCCAACGGCGTCTCCAGCATTCCGCGTCCCTCCTTTTTCGGCATTCCGCTCGACAACAGCGATAGCGGGCTCGCCGCGAGACTCGGCATCGAATACTCGCCGACCCATCGCATCGTGTTCCTGTTCTATCTGATCCTGGCGCTGGCGCTGCTCACCAACTGGGTGACGATCCGCCTGCGCCGCCTGCCGATCGGGCGCGCCTGGGAAGCCCTGCGCGAGGACGAAGTTGCCTGCCGCGCGCTCGGCATCAACACCACGACGACGAAGCTCACGGCGTTCGCGACCGGCGCGATGTTCGGCGGCTTCGCCGGTGCGTTCTTCGCTACGCGCCAGGGCTTCATCAGCCCGGAATCCTTCACCTTCCAGGAATCGGCGCTGGTGCTCGCCATCGTCGTGCTCGGCGGCATGGGCTCGCAGCTCGGCGTGGCACTCGCCGCACTCGCCATGATCGGCGGCTTCGAGCTGTTCCGCAGCCTCGAGACCTACCGCATGCTGGTGTTCGGCATGGCCATGGTGCTGATCATGATCTGGCGACCGCGCGGCCTGATCGGCCATCGCGCGCCGACCGTGTATCTGACCAAGGCGCAGGCGATCTCCTCCGACCTCGTCAAGGAAGGGCACGGATGA
- a CDS encoding ABC transporter permease subunit — translation MDYFAQQLINGLVLGSIYGLIAIGYTMVYGIVGMINFAHGDVFMIGGFIALITFLLLISTGLTAIPVILLIVLLVSMAITALYGWTIERIAYRPLRHSFRLAPMLSAIGMSFVLTNYSQVAQGARVKPIPPVITGGYTLHESADGFVIQLSNIQIIVVVTTIVLLAIFTWLVSRTRLGRDMRACEQDQTMAALLGVDVDRTISMTFVIGAALAAVAGLMYLLYYGLVDFFMGFVAGIKAFTAAVLGGIGSLPGAMLGGLAIGLIETFWSAYFSVEYKDVAAFSILIVVLIFMPTGLLGRPEVEKV, via the coding sequence ATGGATTATTTCGCCCAGCAGCTCATCAACGGCCTCGTGCTCGGCTCCATCTACGGCCTGATCGCGATCGGCTACACGATGGTTTACGGCATCGTCGGCATGATCAACTTCGCCCATGGCGACGTCTTCATGATCGGCGGCTTCATCGCCCTAATCACCTTCCTCCTCCTGATCTCGACCGGCCTCACCGCAATCCCGGTGATCCTGCTCATCGTGCTGCTGGTCTCGATGGCGATCACCGCGCTCTATGGCTGGACCATCGAGCGCATCGCCTACCGCCCGCTGCGGCATTCCTTCCGCCTCGCCCCGATGCTGTCGGCGATCGGCATGTCCTTCGTGCTCACCAATTATTCGCAGGTGGCGCAGGGCGCCCGCGTCAAACCGATCCCGCCCGTCATCACCGGCGGCTATACCCTGCACGAGAGCGCCGACGGCTTCGTGATCCAGCTCTCCAACATCCAGATCATCGTCGTCGTGACCACCATCGTGCTGCTGGCGATCTTCACCTGGCTGGTGTCGCGCACCCGGCTCGGGCGCGACATGCGCGCCTGCGAGCAGGACCAGACCATGGCTGCGCTGCTCGGCGTCGACGTCGACCGCACCATCTCCATGACGTTCGTGATCGGCGCGGCGCTCGCTGCCGTCGCCGGCCTGATGTACCTGCTCTATTACGGCCTGGTCGATTTCTTCATGGGCTTCGTCGCCGGCATTAAGGCATTCACCGCCGCCGTGCTCGGCGGCATCGGCTCGCTGCCGGGCGCCATGCTCGGCGGCCTCGCCATCGGCCTGATCGAGACGTTCTGGTCGGCCTATTTCTCGGTCGAGTACAAGGACGTCGCGGCGTTCTCGATCCTGATCGTCGTACTGATCTTCATGCCGACCGGCCTGCTCGGCCGTCCCGAAGTCGAAAAAGTCTGA
- a CDS encoding carboxymuconolactone decarboxylase family protein — MDDQKRRDAGMTMRRKVLGNAWVDKSIAGRNAFNTDFQDMITRYAWGEIWTRPHFDERTRRVLVIGTMVALGQWDEFRLHVRAALAEGGFTPDDIKEILLQQAIYCGVPAVNHAVKEASAIVQELGLLKS; from the coding sequence ATGGACGACCAGAAGCGCCGCGATGCCGGCATGACCATGCGCCGAAAAGTGCTCGGCAATGCCTGGGTCGACAAGTCGATCGCGGGCCGCAACGCCTTCAACACCGACTTCCAGGACATGATCACGCGCTATGCCTGGGGCGAGATCTGGACACGGCCGCATTTCGACGAGCGCACGCGGCGGGTGCTGGTGATCGGCACCATGGTCGCGCTCGGGCAATGGGACGAGTTCCGCCTGCATGTGCGTGCGGCGCTCGCCGAGGGCGGTTTCACCCCCGACGACATCAAGGAAATCCTGCTGCAGCAGGCGATCTATTGCGGCGTGCCGGCGGTGAACCACGCCGTCAAGGAAGCCTCAGCGATTGTGCAGGAGCTCGGTCTGCTCAAGAGCTAG
- the pcaD gene encoding 3-oxoadipate enol-lactonase, producing the protein MPMIDADGCLINVSVEGRDGGPTLMLSNSLGCTLQMWEPQMKALTQVFRVIRYDRRGHGKSNVPPAPYTMERFGRDVLAILDDLNIEKVHWCGLSMGGMVGQWLGANAPERFGKLILANTSCYYAEPTKWLERIDAVKKGGIAAVADAVIAGWLTQDFREREPDITAKMKAMLLATPVEGYLACCEALSTLDQRALLPKIKSPTLVIAGRHDQATPIAAGELIRSNIPGASMTIIDAAHISNVEQPHAFTDAVVGFLTQR; encoded by the coding sequence ATGCCCATGATCGATGCCGACGGTTGCCTGATCAACGTCTCCGTCGAGGGCCGCGACGGCGGGCCGACCTTGATGCTCTCCAACTCGCTTGGCTGCACGCTGCAGATGTGGGAGCCGCAGATGAAGGCGCTGACGCAGGTGTTCCGCGTCATCCGCTACGACCGTCGCGGCCACGGCAAGTCCAACGTTCCGCCCGCGCCCTATACGATGGAGCGCTTCGGCCGCGACGTGCTGGCGATCCTCGACGACCTCAACATCGAGAAGGTGCATTGGTGCGGCCTGTCGATGGGCGGCATGGTCGGGCAATGGCTGGGCGCCAACGCACCTGAAAGATTCGGCAAGCTCATCCTCGCCAACACCTCCTGCTACTATGCCGAGCCGACCAAATGGCTGGAGCGCATCGACGCCGTGAAGAAGGGCGGCATCGCCGCGGTCGCCGATGCCGTCATCGCGGGCTGGCTGACGCAGGATTTCCGCGAGCGCGAGCCCGACATCACCGCGAAGATGAAGGCGATGCTGCTCGCCACCCCCGTCGAGGGGTATCTGGCCTGCTGCGAAGCGCTGTCCACGCTCGACCAGCGCGCGCTGCTGCCGAAGATCAAGAGCCCGACATTGGTGATCGCCGGCCGCCACGATCAGGCGACGCCGATCGCGGCGGGCGAACTGATCCGCTCCAACATTCCCGGCGCCAGCATGACCATCATCGACGCCGCCCACATTTCAAATGTCGAGCAGCCGCACGCGTTCACCGACGCGGTGGTGGGATTCCTGACGCAGCGCTAG